A stretch of Clostridia bacterium DNA encodes these proteins:
- a CDS encoding helix-turn-helix domain-containing protein produces the protein MKSYGQQSLNHLLKNRRSSMNSKSLLIESVYSLELTQRATLVAFYLINRADCQGTCFPGVKTIAKECNISTRTVQRALNDLEEAGFLVRESRFHVQGGQRSNLYYLQVLEDEQVDTRQVEDQRNKDNNVIDVSNAEPNNLNWNNSYQASICIDLPAIDFKEILKECVSRSPCHDGIP, from the coding sequence ATGAAGTCATATGGACAACAGTCATTAAACCATTTATTAAAAAATCGGAGGTCAAGTATGAATAGCAAAAGTCTTTTAATAGAGAGCGTTTATTCCTTGGAATTAACCCAAAGAGCAACACTAGTTGCTTTTTATCTCATCAATCGTGCTGATTGCCAGGGAACTTGCTTTCCTGGGGTTAAAACGATTGCTAAGGAATGTAATATCAGTACCAGGACTGTACAAAGAGCATTGAATGATCTTGAAGAAGCAGGTTTTCTTGTACGTGAAAGTCGCTTTCACGTACAAGGAGGTCAACGGTCCAATCTATATTATCTGCAGGTCTTAGAAGATGAGCAGGTTGATACACGGCAAGTTGAGGATCAGAGGAACAAGGATAATAATGTTATTGATGTTTCAAATGCGGAGCCTAATAATTTGAATTGGAACAATTCATATCAGGCTTCAATATGTATAGATTTACCAGCAATAGACTTTAAAGAAATACTAAAAGAATGTGTGTCACGGTCCCCCTGTCACGATGGCATACCTTGA
- a CDS encoding helix-turn-helix transcriptional regulator — protein sequence MNVSYKKLWKLIIDKEMTNVEVRKATGISPATFTKLKKNEVVSLDILLKLCKYLECDIGDIVEVIRDAN from the coding sequence ATGAATGTAAGTTATAAAAAGTTGTGGAAGCTGATTATTGATAAGGAAATGACTAATGTTGAGGTCAGAAAAGCCACAGGTATTAGTCCTGCTACTTTCACAAAGCTAAAGAAGAATGAAGTTGTATCTCTGGATATTTTATTGAAGTTATGCAAGTATTTGGAATGTGATATCGGTGATATTGTTGAAGTAATAAGAGATGCAAATTAG
- a CDS encoding DUF1819 family protein, producing MEKYSSGLVSESFWFVEFKQFIKLRVEGKSWDEIKELCLKDNLLGISKEYRAKRIFGYLKNRAQVLEEDLLDLFLISDLATQKIITLIAIAKGNRLFNEFLYEEYREKSILGIEELTASDINIFFNKKQDQSEDIANWTDVTLKRLRSSYMNFLTDAGLLTVVDGKRIITPPILDIALENYLMDKGEMYIARAVRGVS from the coding sequence ATGGAGAAATATAGTTCGGGACTTGTCTCAGAATCATTTTGGTTTGTTGAATTCAAACAATTCATAAAACTAAGAGTTGAAGGAAAGTCTTGGGATGAAATAAAAGAATTATGTCTAAAGGATAATCTATTAGGGATTTCTAAAGAGTATCGCGCAAAGCGTATCTTTGGTTATTTAAAAAATAGAGCGCAGGTATTAGAGGAAGATCTATTGGACTTGTTCTTAATAAGTGATTTGGCAACACAGAAGATTATTACACTAATTGCGATTGCTAAGGGGAACAGATTGTTTAACGAATTCCTATATGAAGAATATAGGGAAAAATCGATATTAGGTATTGAAGAACTTACAGCAAGTGATATAAATATATTTTTCAATAAAAAACAAGACCAGAGTGAAGACATTGCAAACTGGACAGATGTAACCTTAAAGAGGCTTCGTAGTTCATATATGAATTTTTTAACGGATGCAGGTTTGCTGACTGTAGTAGATGGAAAACGAATCATTACCCCGCCCATTTTAGATATTGCATTAGAGAATTATCTAATGGATAAAGGTGAAATGTATATTGCAAGAGCTGTTAGGGGGGTGAGTTAA
- a CDS encoding DUF1788 domain-containing protein: MHRLEARLNLLEEKIKQPNFRQNKGLGNEVGYYVFDYHAEQELIVRERVGYLKNKYDYSIHDFKIVVFDLYDIIIDLLIQEGFLEICEEFEKTKGLKEITRAVNEMLRMEEDNQSNEVLAHIKNNTPKDAIVFLTGVGKCFPILRSHKILNNLHQFVDDVPVVMFFPGKYDGQSLMLFSEIKDDNYYRAFKIVD; encoded by the coding sequence ATGCATAGGTTAGAAGCGAGACTAAATCTGTTAGAAGAAAAGATCAAGCAGCCTAACTTTAGACAAAACAAAGGACTTGGGAATGAGGTTGGTTATTATGTGTTTGATTACCATGCTGAACAAGAACTTATTGTAAGAGAACGAGTAGGATATCTAAAAAACAAATATGATTATAGTATACATGATTTCAAAATAGTTGTTTTTGATCTTTACGATATAATTATTGATTTATTGATACAAGAAGGTTTTTTAGAGATCTGTGAAGAGTTTGAAAAGACGAAGGGACTCAAAGAAATAACGAGAGCAGTGAATGAAATGCTTCGTATGGAAGAGGATAACCAAAGCAATGAAGTATTAGCTCATATTAAAAATAATACGCCTAAAGATGCAATTGTTTTTTTAACGGGTGTAGGAAAGTGTTTCCCGATTTTGAGATCGCATAAAATATTGAACAACCTGCACCAGTTTGTTGATGATGTGCCGGTGGTCATGTTCTTTCCGGGGAAGTATGATGGGCAGTCACTGATGCTTTTTTCTGAAATTAAAGACGATAACTACTATAGAGCTTTTAAGATTGTAGATTGA
- the brxC gene encoding BREX system P-loop protein BrxC, translating into MIVKNMFAKDIDRDIKGVIKVGQGDDENVKQELEEYVVTRELQKHFSDFFSSYKKGIVGNTDKMGVWISGFFGSGKSHFLKILSYLLENRVVDGKSAIDYFIDDKKIKDEMVLADMKLAGNTSNDVILFNIDSKSGMGDTQNNKEAILSVFLKVFNQHLGYYGANPFLADLERHLSDEGKYESFKQTFAEIRGKEWVDSRHQFRFIQDHVCKSLVQIDYMSMEAAKNWCESSTGVYNIDVTTFANMVKEYIDKKGNNHHVVFLVDEIGQYIGEDSKLMLNLQTVTEDLGSACGGKAWVAVTSQQDIDSITKTKGNDFSKIQGRFDTRLSLSSANVDEVIRKRILEKSETGRQTLGLLYDEKDTIIKNLILFNDGIEKKLYSDRGNFAAIYPFVPYQFNLLASVLTSIRTHGASGKHLAEGERSMLALFKESAMKIMEKSEGAIVPFNLFYDALEQFLDHSHKGVIIRAYDNDYLNPEKADDCFDVNVLKTLFMIKYVKEIVANIENITSLMVSNIDDDRIALKDKVEQALKRLTRQTLIQKTGDIYVFLTDEEQEINREIESQNVEISEVIGKVSELIFDGVYENKNYRYPAFNGRYTFGFNQVVDDRPYKANQNFDITLKVLTPNYDSGMDETTLRMMSGQNRYVIVALPDDKAFIDEIRSALKIEKYLRLNSSNIVTKYEQIKEAKRIEMRERNSNARIFLEESLKSADIYANGDMIQSNSKDISSRINDALGKLVNTVYHKISYINAPMNETHVKAILKGTNNSQISLEGVDQLPNKLALNDVLDFVSLNTQRHAKTSMKSIMERFTKAPYGFVEDDVQWLVAKLFKDGDIAFFVNNEVVTLLTKSEDEIFRYLSRKEYLEKLLTEKRQKANDKQKKAVREVMKELFNITPVSDEDDSILKSFQQYAENLKNDLEKLEIHYKNEPSYPGKNIVKDGKSLLINLLEIKYSAEFFKTVDEKLEDLLDFAEDYEPVKAFFNGEQIEIWNRSLRLMNIYDDSKTFIVNRDIEMTVNEINSIMKKSSPYSDIRRIPELLERYMDLYNTMLDEMEKPVSAAIKDARARVINELEGKECKEKLEKVINQRFAEIQEKAETCNNVAVLQNIKVEADALKVRMLNDINAEEARIIASKQKPASQEVGSNQGTGPNQVKEEKEAFPKVKMKQQRTVSIKSINSEATWRIESEADVERYIEALKTKLKQHVKEDLILNVEF; encoded by the coding sequence ATGATTGTAAAAAATATGTTTGCAAAAGACATTGATAGGGATATTAAAGGCGTTATTAAAGTCGGTCAAGGTGATGATGAAAATGTAAAACAGGAACTTGAAGAATATGTTGTAACACGAGAGTTGCAGAAGCATTTTTCTGACTTCTTTTCCAGTTATAAAAAGGGTATTGTGGGGAACACAGATAAAATGGGAGTATGGATTTCCGGCTTCTTTGGAAGTGGTAAATCTCACTTTTTAAAAATTCTGTCATACTTATTAGAAAATCGTGTTGTCGATGGTAAATCTGCTATTGATTATTTTATTGATGATAAAAAAATCAAAGATGAAATGGTTTTAGCTGATATGAAATTAGCAGGGAACACATCTAATGATGTGATTTTGTTTAATATTGATTCTAAAAGTGGCATGGGAGACACTCAGAATAATAAAGAAGCGATTCTTTCAGTTTTTCTAAAAGTTTTTAATCAACATCTAGGCTATTATGGTGCTAATCCGTTTCTAGCTGATTTAGAGAGACATCTATCAGATGAAGGCAAATACGAAAGCTTCAAGCAAACCTTTGCTGAAATCAGAGGTAAAGAGTGGGTTGATTCTAGACACCAATTTAGATTCATTCAAGATCATGTATGTAAGTCTTTGGTGCAAATTGACTATATGAGTATGGAAGCAGCAAAAAATTGGTGTGAAAGCTCAACTGGTGTTTATAATATTGACGTTACCACATTTGCTAATATGGTAAAAGAATACATTGATAAAAAAGGGAATAATCATCATGTGGTTTTTCTCGTTGACGAAATTGGTCAATATATAGGTGAAGACTCTAAATTAATGCTAAATCTTCAAACAGTGACAGAAGATTTAGGTTCAGCTTGTGGAGGCAAGGCGTGGGTAGCTGTTACAAGTCAACAAGACATAGACAGTATCACAAAGACTAAAGGTAATGATTTTTCAAAAATCCAAGGTCGTTTTGATACAAGACTTTCCCTATCATCTGCAAATGTGGATGAAGTTATTAGAAAAAGAATACTTGAAAAATCAGAAACAGGCAGACAAACATTAGGATTACTTTATGACGAGAAAGATACGATTATAAAGAATCTTATTCTATTTAATGATGGCATCGAGAAGAAGTTATACTCAGACAGAGGTAATTTCGCTGCAATTTATCCATTTGTTCCATATCAGTTTAACTTGCTTGCCAGCGTCTTAACATCTATTAGAACTCATGGTGCCAGCGGTAAACATTTGGCAGAAGGGGAGCGTTCTATGCTTGCCCTCTTTAAAGAATCTGCTATGAAAATAATGGAAAAATCTGAAGGTGCAATCGTACCCTTTAATCTTTTTTACGATGCACTTGAACAATTTTTGGATCACAGCCATAAGGGTGTGATTATTCGTGCTTATGATAATGATTACTTGAATCCTGAAAAAGCAGATGATTGTTTTGATGTCAATGTATTAAAAACACTCTTTATGATTAAGTACGTTAAAGAGATTGTTGCAAACATAGAAAATATAACCAGTTTAATGGTTTCTAATATAGATGATGATAGAATCGCTCTTAAAGACAAGGTTGAACAAGCCTTAAAGCGACTAACACGACAAACATTAATTCAAAAAACAGGAGATATTTATGTTTTTCTTACAGATGAAGAACAGGAAATAAACAGAGAAATAGAAAGTCAGAATGTAGAAATATCAGAAGTTATTGGCAAAGTCTCTGAACTGATTTTTGATGGTGTGTATGAGAATAAAAACTATCGTTATCCTGCTTTTAATGGACGCTATACGTTTGGCTTCAATCAGGTTGTAGATGATCGTCCTTATAAAGCAAATCAAAATTTTGATATAACTTTAAAAGTATTAACGCCTAATTACGATTCAGGCATGGATGAAACAACCCTTCGAATGATGAGTGGACAAAACAGATATGTCATTGTTGCACTCCCAGACGATAAGGCTTTTATTGATGAAATTCGTTCAGCATTAAAGATTGAAAAGTATTTGAGATTAAATTCTTCAAATATAGTGACTAAGTATGAGCAAATTAAAGAAGCAAAACGAATTGAAATGCGAGAAAGAAATTCAAACGCTCGTATTTTCCTTGAAGAATCACTAAAGAGTGCGGATATATATGCCAATGGAGATATGATTCAGAGTAATTCTAAGGATATTTCTTCACGTATTAATGATGCCCTCGGGAAGTTGGTTAATACAGTTTACCATAAAATCTCGTATATTAATGCGCCTATGAATGAAACCCACGTCAAAGCCATACTGAAAGGTACAAACAATAGCCAGATCTCATTAGAAGGTGTAGATCAATTACCAAACAAACTTGCACTTAATGATGTATTAGATTTTGTTAGCTTAAATACACAAAGACATGCTAAAACATCTATGAAGTCAATAATGGAGCGCTTTACTAAGGCACCATATGGATTTGTTGAGGATGATGTACAATGGCTAGTGGCTAAGTTATTTAAAGATGGTGATATTGCCTTTTTCGTGAATAATGAAGTGGTAACTTTATTAACAAAATCAGAAGATGAAATATTCCGTTACTTGAGTCGTAAAGAATACCTTGAAAAATTATTGACTGAAAAAAGACAAAAGGCAAATGATAAGCAGAAAAAGGCTGTCAGAGAAGTCATGAAAGAGCTATTTAATATCACACCAGTGAGTGATGAAGATGATTCCATATTAAAGAGCTTCCAACAGTATGCAGAAAACTTAAAAAATGACTTAGAAAAACTAGAAATACATTATAAAAACGAGCCAAGTTATCCGGGCAAAAATATTGTAAAGGACGGGAAAAGCTTATTAATCAATTTGTTGGAAATCAAATATTCAGCAGAATTTTTCAAGACTGTTGATGAAAAGCTTGAAGATTTACTGGATTTTGCAGAAGATTATGAACCGGTTAAAGCTTTCTTTAATGGTGAACAAATTGAGATTTGGAATAGAAGTCTACGCTTGATGAACATATATGATGATAGTAAGACATTTATTGTTAATCGTGATATAGAAATGACAGTGAATGAAATCAATTCAATCATGAAAAAATCTTCTCCATATAGTGATATTAGAAGAATTCCGGAACTATTAGAGCGTTATATGGATTTGTATAATACCATGCTAGACGAAATGGAAAAGCCTGTGTCAGCTGCGATTAAAGATGCCAGGGCACGTGTAATTAACGAGCTTGAGGGCAAAGAATGTAAAGAAAAATTAGAAAAAGTCATTAATCAACGGTTTGCAGAGATTCAAGAGAAAGCTGAAACATGTAATAATGTTGCTGTTTTACAAAATATAAAAGTTGAAGCTGATGCATTAAAAGTTCGAATGTTAAATGATATTAATGCTGAAGAAGCACGTATTATTGCTTCAAAACAGAAGCCGGCAAGTCAAGAAGTTGGATCTAATCAGGGTACTGGGCCTAATCAAGTCAAGGAAGAGAAGGAAGCATTTCCTAAAGTTAAAATGAAACAGCAAAGAACGGTAAGTATTAAATCAATTAATTCAGAAGCTACATGGAGAATTGAATCAGAAGCAGATGTGGAACGATATATTGAAGCGCTAAAGACAAAGCTTAAACAGCACGTAAAGGAAGATTTAATTCTGAACGTAGAATTTTAA
- the pglX gene encoding BREX-1 system adenine-specific DNA-methyltransferase PglX yields the protein MNKTAIKNFAIWARRKLISDITYKAGLLGINEKGISEPLAISTDNIQFFDIGTGKPTEIANDEIKQRKALVTRIKEKESSSDYKTAYQYVVEEVAYTWFNRLIAIRFMEVNDYLPSRVRVLSSHTQGKSEPDIVTTPFDTDLEFSAYEQDRIMQLKDENKLDELFRMLFIKQCNKLNEVLPGLFEKTSDYTELLLNISFTDQEGIVNHLINDIEEEDFKEAVEIIGWLYQYYNTEPKDEVFALLKKKMKITKERIPAATQLFTPDWIVRYMVENSLGRLWVEGHSNEVLKSEWKYYLEEVNQEESVQVELEKIREEYKALAPEDIKIIDPCMGSGHILVYAFDILMQIYESQGYTQRDAATAIIENNLYGLDIDDRAYQLAYFAVMMMARKYDRRFLTKKIAPNLHSIKESNAIKKSYLNYFGNSLTYIDKNKAIQQLEYLLNIYHDAKEYGSILKVDNCDWDLLNRFIDDVIEEGQMTLESVNAEKSKFRLREILAVGKIMAKKYNVVITNPPYMGLSGGNAKINRYVKDNFTDSKSDLFAVFIERCNQMTENNYFNAMITQHAWMFLSSFEKMRSKMLLNDIINMAHLGARAFEEIAGEVVQTTTWVQRKSNISKYKSIYKRLVDFNSQKGKEEAYLTNNEIIKFASKTSFEKIPSKPIAYWMSENLMSIYSKGKALGEIAAPRKGNSTSDNNRFLRLWFEVSKEKMNLESTEISHDDSIRRRWYPYNKGGGYRKWYGFNEYLIDWYNDAEEIRKIKTSVIANYKYFMKPGLTWSTVSSNNFSIRWFDEGYIFDNGGCCIFELGNKRSYLMALLNSSVFKYIFGQLNPTLNFQSGEVAKFPVILDNNKRIDDIANNNVSISKFDWDSYETSWDFTSHPLVKAKRIEEVKDNIIKNFKISKLFNCWDAECAINFKTLKKNEEELNNIFIDIYNLQDELTSEIDNKSITIRKADLVRDIKSLVSYAVGCMFGRYSLDEGGLVYAGGQWDSDKYSSFIPDKDNCIPITDEEYFEDDIVGRFVEFVKVVYGKETLEENLDFIAKALVGKGDSSREVIRNYFIKDFFKDHIKTYQKRPIYWLYDSGKQNGFKALIYMHRYTADTTGIVRVDYLHKMQKIYISEIDRMQDMIENSSHARDVAQAEKRKEKLIKQLKETKEYDEKVAHIALSRIEIDLDDGVKVNYDKAQTAQDGKRLDILAKI from the coding sequence ATGAACAAGACAGCAATTAAAAATTTTGCCATATGGGCGAGACGAAAATTAATTAGTGACATAACATACAAAGCGGGACTTTTAGGTATTAATGAAAAAGGGATTTCTGAACCATTAGCTATTTCTACTGATAATATCCAGTTCTTTGATATTGGTACAGGAAAACCTACCGAAATAGCCAATGATGAAATAAAACAAAGAAAAGCACTTGTTACACGAATAAAAGAAAAGGAAAGTTCATCTGATTATAAAACAGCCTATCAATATGTAGTGGAAGAAGTAGCCTATACTTGGTTTAATAGACTGATTGCCATACGATTTATGGAGGTCAATGACTATCTACCTTCACGTGTTCGTGTGCTTTCTAGCCATACACAAGGTAAATCTGAACCGGATATTGTTACAACGCCATTCGATACAGATTTGGAATTCTCAGCTTATGAACAAGATAGAATCATGCAGTTAAAAGACGAAAATAAACTGGATGAATTATTCCGCATGCTCTTTATTAAGCAATGTAATAAGTTAAATGAAGTGCTTCCAGGATTATTTGAAAAAACTTCTGACTACACAGAGCTATTATTAAATATATCATTTACAGATCAAGAAGGTATTGTAAATCACTTAATTAACGATATAGAAGAAGAAGATTTCAAGGAAGCTGTTGAGATTATTGGATGGTTGTATCAGTACTACAACACTGAGCCGAAAGATGAAGTGTTTGCTCTTCTTAAGAAAAAAATGAAAATTACTAAAGAACGCATACCGGCTGCAACACAGTTATTTACTCCTGATTGGATTGTAAGGTATATGGTAGAAAATTCACTTGGTCGATTATGGGTGGAAGGGCACTCTAACGAAGTTTTAAAATCAGAATGGAAATATTATCTTGAAGAAGTCAATCAAGAAGAAAGTGTACAAGTAGAGTTAGAAAAAATAAGAGAAGAATATAAGGCACTTGCTCCAGAAGATATCAAAATAATAGACCCATGTATGGGAAGTGGCCATATATTAGTGTATGCTTTTGATATACTTATGCAGATTTATGAAAGTCAAGGTTATACACAAAGAGATGCAGCTACAGCTATAATTGAAAACAATCTATATGGTTTAGATATCGATGACAGAGCATACCAGCTTGCATATTTTGCAGTCATGATGATGGCTAGAAAATATGATCGAAGGTTTTTAACAAAGAAAATCGCGCCGAATTTACACTCAATAAAGGAAAGTAATGCAATTAAGAAATCTTACTTGAATTATTTTGGTAATTCATTGACCTATATAGATAAAAATAAAGCTATTCAACAATTAGAATATTTGTTGAATATTTATCACGATGCTAAAGAATACGGTTCTATTTTAAAGGTAGATAACTGCGATTGGGATTTGCTTAATCGATTTATAGATGATGTTATTGAAGAAGGGCAAATGACCCTTGAGAGTGTTAATGCAGAAAAATCTAAGTTTAGATTGAGAGAGATACTTGCTGTTGGAAAAATAATGGCAAAAAAATATAATGTTGTAATTACGAATCCGCCATACATGGGTTTAAGTGGTGGTAATGCAAAAATAAATAGATATGTCAAAGATAATTTTACGGATAGTAAATCAGATTTGTTTGCTGTTTTCATTGAAAGATGCAATCAAATGACAGAAAACAATTATTTTAATGCAATGATTACGCAACATGCGTGGATGTTTCTTTCAAGTTTTGAAAAAATGCGTTCTAAAATGTTGCTAAATGATATTATTAATATGGCTCATCTTGGTGCTAGAGCTTTTGAAGAAATTGCGGGTGAAGTTGTGCAAACCACGACTTGGGTACAAAGGAAAAGCAATATTTCAAAATATAAATCAATCTATAAAAGACTTGTAGATTTTAATAGTCAAAAAGGTAAAGAAGAAGCTTATTTAACTAATAATGAAATAATAAAATTTGCATCAAAGACAAGCTTTGAAAAAATACCGAGTAAACCCATAGCTTATTGGATGAGTGAAAACTTAATGAGTATTTATTCCAAAGGGAAAGCACTTGGAGAAATTGCAGCGCCTAGAAAAGGAAACTCAACATCGGATAATAATCGGTTTTTACGACTTTGGTTTGAAGTGTCAAAAGAAAAGATGAATCTTGAATCTACAGAAATCAGCCATGACGATTCTATTCGAAGACGATGGTATCCTTATAATAAAGGAGGAGGTTATCGCAAGTGGTATGGTTTTAATGAGTATCTTATTGATTGGTATAATGACGCAGAAGAGATTAGAAAGATTAAAACATCTGTAATAGCCAATTATAAATATTTTATGAAACCTGGCTTAACTTGGTCAACTGTTTCTAGTAATAATTTTAGTATACGGTGGTTTGATGAAGGATATATTTTTGATAATGGAGGTTGTTGCATTTTTGAGCTAGGAAATAAGCGATCTTACTTGATGGCTCTATTAAATTCCTCTGTGTTCAAGTATATTTTTGGGCAATTAAACCCAACATTAAATTTTCAATCAGGTGAAGTAGCAAAATTCCCTGTGATTTTAGATAATAATAAAAGAATAGATGATATTGCAAATAATAATGTTAGTATATCTAAATTTGATTGGGATTCTTATGAAACTTCGTGGGATTTCACTTCGCATCCTCTAGTAAAAGCGAAGAGAATTGAAGAGGTTAAAGATAATATAATTAAAAACTTCAAAATTTCAAAATTATTTAATTGTTGGGATGCTGAGTGTGCAATCAATTTTAAAACATTAAAGAAAAATGAAGAAGAACTCAATAATATTTTCATTGATATATATAATCTACAAGATGAGTTAACATCAGAAATAGATAATAAAAGTATAACAATCCGTAAAGCAGATTTAGTGCGAGATATAAAAAGTCTAGTATCTTATGCAGTTGGATGTATGTTTGGTCGTTATAGTCTTGATGAAGGTGGTCTTGTGTATGCAGGAGGACAGTGGGATTCAGATAAGTATAGTTCCTTTATACCTGATAAAGATAATTGCATCCCAATAACAGATGAAGAATATTTTGAAGATGATATTGTTGGTCGATTTGTTGAGTTTGTAAAAGTGGTTTATGGAAAAGAAACACTCGAAGAAAACCTTGATTTTATTGCAAAAGCCTTAGTAGGTAAAGGAGATTCTTCAAGAGAAGTTATACGAAACTATTTTATCAAAGACTTCTTTAAGGATCATATTAAAACTTATCAGAAGAGACCAATATATTGGTTATATGATAGTGGCAAACAAAATGGTTTTAAAGCACTTATTTATATGCATCGCTACACAGCAGATACAACGGGAATAGTCCGTGTTGATTATCTTCATAAGATGCAGAAAATATATATTAGTGAGATTGATCGTATGCAAGATATGATTGAGAATAGTTCGCATGCAAGGGATGTTGCCCAGGCTGAGAAGCGAAAGGAAAAGCTGATAAAGCAATTAAAAGAAACCAAAGAGTATGATGAGAAAGTTGCTCATATTGCGCTTAGTCGTATTGAGATTGATCTTGATGATGGTGTAAAGGTTAATTATGATAAAGCTCAAACAGCACAAGATGGTAAGAGATTAGATATATTAGCAAAAATATAA